One genomic window of Centroberyx gerrardi isolate f3 chromosome 15, fCenGer3.hap1.cur.20231027, whole genome shotgun sequence includes the following:
- the cxcl12a gene encoding chemokine (C-X-C motif) ligand 12a (stromal cell-derived factor 1), which produces MDVKLMAVVAVLAVATYAPPSQAKPISLVERCYCRSTVNSLPRGIIRELKFIHTPNCPFQVIAKLKTNKEVCVNPEIRWLQQYLKNAINKMKKSKQAN; this is translated from the exons ATGGATGTGAAGTTGATGGCAGTCGTGGCTGTGCTCGCGGTGGCGACGTATGCGCCTCCATCACAAG CCAAGCCCATTAGTCTGGTGGAGAGATGCTACTGCCGTTCAACAGTCAACAGCCTGCCCAGAGGAATCATCCGAGAGCTCAagttcatacacacacccaaCTGCCCCTTCCAAGTGAT TGCCAAGCTGAAGACCAACAAAGAGGTGTGTGTCAACCCAGAGATCCGATGGCTGCAGCAATACCTGAAGAACGCTATCAACAA GATGAAGAAATCTAAACAGGCCAACTAG